Proteins encoded together in one Vogesella indigofera window:
- a CDS encoding MerR family transcriptional regulator encodes MLIGELAALTGATRKAIRLYEAQGLLPVPQRRGNYRVYQPLDVHLVSMIRRAQTVGFSLAELKELAVLKAASGSFPLAVAQQLIRQKQRHFQQEVQRLQALQQQLVQLEAELALNYGDAPVTST; translated from the coding sequence ATGCTGATCGGCGAACTGGCGGCGCTGACCGGTGCCACGCGCAAGGCGATCCGCCTCTACGAGGCGCAGGGCTTGCTGCCGGTGCCGCAGCGTCGCGGCAACTACCGCGTTTATCAGCCGCTGGACGTGCACCTGGTCAGCATGATCCGCCGTGCGCAGACGGTGGGCTTCAGCCTGGCGGAACTGAAAGAGCTGGCGGTACTGAAGGCCGCCTCCGGCAGTTTTCCGCTGGCGGTGGCGCAGCAACTGATCCGGCAGAAACAGCGGCATTTCCAGCAGGAGGTGCAACGGCTGCAGGCCTTGCAGCAGCAGCTGGTGCAGCTGGAGGCCGAGCTGGCGCTGAACTACGGCGACGCCCCCGTCACCAGCACTTGA
- a CDS encoding SDR family NAD(P)-dependent oxidoreductase, with amino-acid sequence MTSLPFERMTALVSGASSGIGRCFAEALAQRGCHLILTARSGDALQQLAAQLRAQHGIRVLVIAADLAQAGAAAALYAEITAAGWTVDLLVNNAGFGKWRHFLDEDADTYQRMLMLNIVALTELTRLLLPAMQARRLGAVINVASTAAFQPLPYIAVYGASKAYVLHLTEALAAEYEGSGVRFLALCPGNTRTRFTEVANADVSGMATASPESVVASALRALDAGRHYHVPGRLNYLTAQLPRWLTRRQVTRLVATLFAKRIMPKVS; translated from the coding sequence ATGACATCCCTGCCTTTTGAACGCATGACCGCGCTGGTCAGCGGCGCCTCTTCCGGTATCGGCCGCTGCTTTGCCGAGGCGCTGGCGCAGCGCGGCTGCCACCTCATTCTCACCGCCCGTTCCGGCGACGCGCTGCAACAGCTGGCCGCGCAGCTGCGGGCACAACACGGCATCCGGGTGCTGGTCATCGCCGCCGATCTGGCACAAGCCGGTGCGGCGGCGGCGTTATACGCCGAGATCACGGCCGCGGGCTGGACGGTGGACCTGCTGGTCAACAATGCCGGCTTCGGCAAATGGCGCCATTTCCTCGACGAAGACGCCGACACCTACCAGCGCATGCTGATGCTGAACATCGTGGCGCTGACCGAACTGACGCGGCTGTTGCTGCCGGCGATGCAGGCGCGCCGGCTGGGAGCGGTGATCAACGTGGCCTCGACGGCGGCCTTCCAGCCCCTGCCGTATATCGCGGTTTACGGCGCGTCCAAGGCCTATGTACTGCACCTGACCGAGGCGCTTGCCGCCGAGTACGAGGGGAGTGGCGTGCGCTTTCTGGCACTGTGCCCGGGCAATACCCGTACCCGCTTTACCGAGGTGGCCAACGCCGATGTGTCGGGCATGGCGACGGCCTCGCCGGAATCGGTGGTGGCGTCGGCACTGCGGGCGCTGGACGCAGGAAGGCACTACCACGTGCCGGGCCGGCTGAATTACCTGACCGCCCAGCTGCCGCGCTGGCTGACGCGGCGTCAGGTGACGCGGCTGGTGGCGACGCTGTTTGCCAAGCGCATTATGCCAAAGGTATCGTGA
- a CDS encoding LysE family translocator, translating to MATSPQWWLFAGAALLMVLTPGPNMLYLLSRSLCQGRRAGMISLLGVVAGFLLHMLAAALGLTALFLAVPLAYALLKWGGAAYLMWLAWQALRPGARSPFATRSLTTDSPRRLFMMGFLTNVLNPKIAVFYLSILPQFIVPGAGSVFRQSLLLGLTQIAISFAVNLLIVLFAARLAAGFAARPRWLAAQRYVMGSVLAALAVRMALQPQRAG from the coding sequence ATGGCGACTTCACCCCAGTGGTGGCTGTTTGCCGGGGCAGCACTGCTGATGGTGCTGACCCCCGGTCCCAATATGCTTTACCTGCTGTCGCGCAGCCTGTGCCAGGGACGCCGGGCCGGCATGATCTCGCTGCTGGGCGTGGTCGCCGGTTTCCTGCTGCACATGCTGGCCGCCGCGCTGGGGTTGACGGCGCTGTTCCTGGCCGTGCCGCTGGCCTATGCGCTGCTGAAATGGGGCGGTGCCGCCTATCTGATGTGGCTGGCCTGGCAGGCGCTGCGCCCCGGTGCGCGCTCGCCTTTTGCCACGCGTAGCCTGACGACCGATTCGCCGCGGCGCCTGTTCATGATGGGTTTCCTCACCAATGTGCTGAACCCCAAGATCGCGGTGTTTTACCTGTCCATCCTGCCGCAGTTCATCGTGCCGGGGGCGGGCAGCGTGTTCCGGCAGAGCCTGCTGCTGGGGCTGACCCAGATTGCCATCAGTTTTGCGGTCAACCTGCTGATTGTGCTGTTTGCCGCCCGCCTGGCCGCGGGCTTTGCCGCCAGGCCGCGTTGGCTGGCGGCGCAGCGCTATGTGATGGGCAGCGTGCTTGCTGCGCTGGCCGTACGCATGGCGCTGCAGCCGCAGCGCGCCGGCTAA
- the glpD gene encoding glycerol-3-phosphate dehydrogenase, whose protein sequence is MESYDLLVIGGGINGAGIARDAAGRGLKVLLCEKDDLAAHTSSASTKLIHGGLRYLEYYEFSLVRKALQEREGLLDAAPHIMWPLRFVMPHDAEQRPAWLIRCGLFLYDHLARRRRLPGSERIRFERHPAGSPLKSRYHQGFVYSDGWVNDARLVVLNAMDAAERGASIRTRTACVAAQRDGDGWLCTLRGEHGQQQVRARALVNAGGPWVQQLLGGVIHAPARKAIRLVKGSHIIVKKLFDHDFAYIFQNPDKRIIFAIPYEQDFTLIGTTDVEYHDDAAKVTIDSDEIAYLCAMSNRYFAQQITPADVVATYSGVRPLLDDEHDNASGVTRDYALELDSDGAPLLSVFGGKITTYRKLAEQAVDQLAPLLGNTRPSWTAGQHLPGGDLPGGDFDAFVRSLQQAKPWLPPALATRLARAYGSRVYPLLGTAANLAALGAEIQPGLYEVELRYLADKEWATCADDVLWRRSKLRLHLPAGAEAAVERWLAAYRSSQPAGSARKTQAQQG, encoded by the coding sequence GTGGAAAGTTATGATCTGCTCGTGATCGGTGGTGGCATCAACGGCGCCGGCATCGCCCGTGACGCCGCCGGCCGCGGCCTGAAAGTGCTGCTCTGTGAAAAGGACGATCTGGCGGCGCACACCTCGTCGGCCAGCACCAAGCTGATCCACGGCGGCCTGCGCTATCTGGAATATTACGAATTCTCGCTGGTGCGCAAGGCGCTGCAAGAGCGTGAAGGGCTGCTCGACGCCGCGCCGCACATCATGTGGCCGCTGCGCTTCGTGATGCCGCACGACGCCGAACAGCGCCCGGCGTGGCTGATCCGCTGCGGCCTGTTCCTGTACGACCACCTCGCCCGGCGTCGCCGCCTGCCAGGCAGCGAGCGCATCCGCTTCGAGCGCCACCCGGCCGGCAGCCCGCTGAAATCACGCTACCACCAGGGCTTCGTCTACTCCGACGGCTGGGTCAACGACGCGCGGCTGGTGGTGCTCAACGCGATGGATGCCGCCGAGCGCGGCGCCAGCATCCGTACCCGCACCGCCTGTGTCGCCGCCCAGCGCGACGGCGACGGCTGGCTGTGCACACTGCGCGGCGAGCACGGCCAGCAGCAGGTGCGCGCCCGCGCGCTGGTGAACGCCGGCGGGCCGTGGGTGCAGCAGCTGCTCGGCGGCGTGATCCACGCGCCGGCGCGCAAGGCGATCAGGCTGGTGAAGGGCAGCCACATCATCGTGAAAAAGCTGTTCGATCACGACTTTGCCTACATCTTCCAGAACCCGGACAAGCGCATCATCTTTGCCATTCCCTACGAGCAGGACTTCACCCTGATCGGCACCACCGATGTCGAATACCACGACGATGCCGCCAAAGTGACCATCGACAGCGACGAGATCGCCTACCTGTGCGCGATGAGCAACCGCTACTTCGCGCAGCAGATCACCCCCGCCGACGTGGTGGCTACCTATTCCGGGGTGCGGCCGCTGCTGGACGACGAGCACGACAACGCCAGCGGCGTCACCCGCGACTACGCGCTGGAGCTGGACAGCGACGGCGCGCCGCTGCTGTCAGTGTTCGGCGGCAAGATCACCACCTACCGCAAGCTGGCGGAACAGGCGGTCGATCAGCTGGCGCCGCTATTGGGCAACACGCGCCCAAGCTGGACCGCCGGCCAGCATCTGCCCGGCGGCGACCTGCCCGGCGGCGACTTCGACGCCTTCGTGCGCAGCCTGCAGCAGGCCAAGCCGTGGCTGCCGCCGGCGCTGGCCACGCGGCTGGCGCGCGCCTACGGCAGCCGCGTCTACCCGCTACTGGGCACTGCGGCCAACCTTGCGGCGCTGGGCGCGGAAATCCAGCCCGGGCTGTACGAGGTCGAGCTGCGCTATCTGGCGGACAAGGAGTGGGCAACCTGCGCCGACGACGTGCTGTGGCGGCGCAGCAAGCTGCGCCTGCACCTGCCGGCCGGCGCCGAGGCCGCGGTAGAACGCTGGCTGGCGGCGTACCGCAGCAGCCAGCCTGCAGGCAGTGCGCGCAAGACGCAGGCACAGCAAGGCTAA
- a CDS encoding MIP/aquaporin family protein, giving the protein MNPLFGEFIGTALLVLLGNGVVANVILKGTKGHNSGLIVIAFGWAMAVFVGVFSVAAISGAHLNPAVTVALAVAGKFAWADAPGYIAAQMLGGMAGALLMWLIYRDHFDHTDCADTKLAVFCTGPAIRSTGGNLLSEVLATFVLVFAILSMVAPKVSLGAMDALPVALLVLGIGVSLGGTTGYAMSPARDLAPRIMHAILPIKGKRDSDWRYSWVPVIGSLLGATLAAVAHSVA; this is encoded by the coding sequence ATGAATCCACTATTCGGCGAATTCATCGGCACCGCCTTGCTGGTGCTGCTCGGCAACGGCGTGGTTGCCAACGTAATCCTGAAAGGCACCAAGGGCCATAACAGCGGCCTGATCGTGATCGCCTTCGGCTGGGCGATGGCGGTGTTTGTCGGCGTGTTCAGCGTCGCCGCCATCAGCGGCGCCCACCTCAATCCGGCGGTGACGGTGGCACTGGCGGTGGCCGGCAAATTTGCCTGGGCCGACGCCCCCGGCTATATCGCGGCGCAGATGCTGGGCGGCATGGCCGGCGCGCTGCTGATGTGGCTGATCTACCGCGACCACTTCGACCATACCGACTGCGCCGACACCAAGCTGGCGGTGTTCTGCACCGGCCCGGCGATCCGCAGCACCGGCGGCAACCTGCTGTCGGAAGTGCTGGCCACCTTCGTACTGGTGTTCGCCATCCTCAGCATGGTGGCGCCGAAGGTGTCGCTGGGCGCGATGGACGCGCTGCCGGTGGCCTTGCTGGTGCTCGGCATCGGCGTGTCGCTGGGCGGCACCACCGGCTACGCGATGAGCCCGGCGCGCGATCTGGCGCCGCGCATCATGCATGCCATCCTGCCGATCAAGGGCAAGCGCGACAGCGACTGGCGCTACAGCTGGGTGCCGGTAATCGGCTCGCTGCTGGGCGCAACGTTGGCCGCCGTGGCGCACAGCGTGGCCTGA
- the glpK gene encoding glycerol kinase GlpK — translation MQDQFILALDQGTTSSRAIVFNRSGDIVASAQKEFRQIYPQPGWVEHDAMEIWAGQVGVAAEALARAGIPGSKIAAVGITNQRETTVVWDRDTGQPVYNAIVWQDRRTAPFCDEIRARGLADTIRNKTGLLVDSYFSATKVRWILENVPGARERANAGKLAFGTIDSWLIWQLTHGAVHVTDVSNASRTMLYDIHRLQWDDELLDIMGIPASMLPQVKSSSEVYGHTHAAHLGVSIPIAGVAGDQQAALFGQQCTTPGMVKNTYGTGCFMMMNTGDTPIASHNQLLTTIAWQVGDKVQYALEGSIFIGGSVVKWLRDGLGIIKHSHDVGPLAAEVKDSDGVYLVPAFAGLGAPHWNSDARGTLVGMTQGTSAAHIARAALDSIAFQTMDVLGAMQADSGITIAELRVDGGACVNNVLMQFQSDILGTQVARPKITETTALGAAYLAGLAVGYWQSTDDIQGQWQLDTRFSPQLDAATVDRYVAGWQRATRAAISWANDAA, via the coding sequence ATGCAAGATCAATTCATTCTGGCGCTGGATCAGGGCACGACCAGCTCCCGGGCAATTGTATTCAACCGCAGTGGCGACATCGTCGCCTCGGCACAGAAGGAATTCCGCCAGATCTACCCGCAGCCGGGCTGGGTCGAGCACGACGCGATGGAAATCTGGGCCGGCCAGGTCGGCGTGGCCGCCGAGGCGCTGGCGCGCGCCGGCATCCCCGGCAGCAAGATCGCCGCGGTCGGCATCACCAACCAGCGTGAAACCACGGTGGTGTGGGACCGCGACACCGGCCAGCCGGTGTACAACGCCATCGTGTGGCAGGACCGCCGCACCGCGCCGTTCTGCGACGAGATCCGCGCCCGTGGCCTGGCCGACACCATCCGCAACAAGACCGGGCTGTTGGTCGACTCCTACTTCTCCGCCACCAAGGTGCGCTGGATCCTGGAAAACGTGCCCGGCGCCCGCGAGCGCGCCAATGCCGGCAAGCTGGCATTCGGCACCATCGACAGCTGGCTGATCTGGCAGCTGACCCACGGCGCGGTGCACGTCACCGACGTGTCCAACGCCTCGCGCACCATGCTGTACGACATCCACCGCCTGCAGTGGGACGACGAGCTGCTCGACATCATGGGCATCCCGGCCAGCATGCTGCCGCAGGTGAAAAGCTCCAGCGAAGTCTACGGCCACACCCACGCCGCGCACCTGGGGGTATCGATCCCGATCGCCGGCGTCGCCGGTGACCAGCAGGCGGCGCTGTTCGGCCAGCAGTGCACCACCCCGGGCATGGTGAAGAACACCTACGGCACCGGCTGCTTCATGATGATGAATACCGGCGACACCCCGATCGCGTCGCACAACCAGCTGCTGACCACCATCGCCTGGCAGGTCGGCGACAAGGTGCAGTACGCGCTGGAAGGCAGCATCTTCATCGGCGGCTCGGTGGTGAAATGGCTGCGCGACGGCCTCGGCATCATCAAGCACTCGCACGATGTCGGCCCGCTGGCGGCCGAGGTGAAGGACAGCGACGGCGTGTACCTGGTGCCGGCCTTCGCCGGGCTGGGTGCCCCGCACTGGAATTCCGACGCGCGCGGTACCCTCGTCGGCATGACGCAGGGCACCAGCGCCGCCCACATCGCCCGCGCCGCGCTGGACAGCATCGCGTTCCAGACCATGGACGTGCTGGGTGCGATGCAGGCCGATTCCGGCATCACCATCGCCGAGCTGCGCGTCGACGGCGGCGCCTGCGTCAACAATGTGCTGATGCAGTTCCAGAGCGACATCCTCGGCACCCAGGTCGCCCGACCGAAGATCACCGAGACCACCGCGCTGGGCGCCGCCTACCTCGCCGGCCTCGCCGTCGGCTATTGGCAAAGCACCGACGACATCCAGGGGCAGTGGCAGCTGGACACCCGCTTCTCGCCGCAGCTGGATGCCGCCACCGTCGATCGCTACGTCGCCGGCTGGCAGCGCGCCACCCGCGCCGCGATCAGCTGGGCCAACGACGCGGCCTAA
- a CDS encoding diacylglycerol/lipid kinase family protein, with protein MSPSTSAPASRIVFIIHGRHCPDGLPQQLLQPFRDQFSVDVLLTTSATSATRLAREAALSGARWVIAVGGDGTVHEVVNGLMSVPAAQRQQLVLGVLPSGTGNDFVRTLGSGRHSDDLLALIAAGHAYPLDLIRVTTHGNDGQQQVRWCNNIASLGISSDIVRRVKRLPSWLPASAAFCSAVLAALLRFRPRPMRLTLDGETISGRFLCLSVANGRYFGSGLGIAPQASVNDGLFELVLIRDGNGLDFLRLLPQLRAAQPLRDPRVRYLRGRQLQVDGAAADCPLELDGELCGSAPVTFELVPAALQCLMLPPG; from the coding sequence ATGTCCCCGTCTACGTCCGCCCCCGCCTCCCGCATCGTGTTCATCATCCACGGCCGCCACTGCCCGGACGGCCTGCCGCAGCAGCTGCTGCAACCGTTCCGCGACCAGTTCAGCGTCGACGTGCTGCTGACCACCTCCGCCACCAGCGCCACCCGCCTCGCGCGCGAGGCGGCGCTGTCCGGCGCGCGCTGGGTGATCGCCGTCGGTGGCGACGGCACCGTGCACGAGGTGGTCAACGGCCTGATGAGCGTGCCTGCAGCGCAGCGGCAGCAACTGGTGCTGGGGGTGCTGCCCAGCGGCACCGGCAACGACTTCGTGCGCACGCTGGGCAGCGGCCGCCACAGCGACGACTTGCTGGCGCTGATCGCCGCTGGTCACGCCTACCCGCTGGACCTGATCCGCGTCACCACCCACGGCAACGACGGCCAGCAGCAAGTGCGCTGGTGCAACAACATCGCCTCGCTCGGCATCAGCAGCGACATCGTACGGCGGGTGAAGCGCTTGCCGTCGTGGCTGCCGGCCAGTGCCGCTTTCTGCAGCGCGGTGCTGGCGGCGCTGCTGCGTTTCCGGCCGCGGCCGATGCGGTTGACGCTGGACGGCGAGACCATCAGCGGCCGTTTCCTGTGCCTGTCGGTGGCCAACGGCCGCTACTTCGGCAGCGGGCTGGGCATCGCGCCGCAGGCCAGCGTCAACGACGGCCTGTTCGAGCTGGTGCTGATCCGCGACGGCAACGGCCTCGATTTCCTGCGCCTGCTGCCGCAACTGCGCGCGGCGCAGCCGCTGCGTGACCCGCGGGTGCGTTACCTGCGCGGCCGCCAACTGCAGGTGGACGGCGCGGCGGCGGATTGCCCGCTGGAACTGGACGGCGAGCTGTGCGGCAGCGCGCCGGTCACGTTCGAACTGGTGCCCGCCGCGCTGCAGTGCCTGATGCTGCCGCCCGGCTGA
- a CDS encoding type 1 glutamine amidotransferase domain-containing protein: protein MKHVLFVLTSHDRLGDSGHKTGFWIEEFAAPYYALADAGVAITLASPRGGQPPIDPKSADPAFSTPATERFNADAMLQARLAETLPLDSIDASHYDAVFYPGGHGPLWDLVDNADSQRLIAATVAAGKPVATVCHAPAVLVNVTGADGKALVAGKRVTGFSNSEEEAVQLTSIVPLLLEDALQARGARYEKGADWAPFIVEDGLLITGQNPASSEAVAHALLARLNA, encoded by the coding sequence ATGAAACACGTACTGTTTGTACTCACCAGCCACGACCGGCTCGGCGACAGCGGCCACAAGACCGGCTTCTGGATCGAGGAATTCGCCGCCCCCTACTACGCGCTGGCCGATGCCGGCGTCGCCATCACCCTCGCCTCGCCGCGCGGCGGGCAGCCACCGATCGACCCGAAAAGCGCCGACCCGGCGTTCAGCACCCCGGCCACCGAGCGCTTCAATGCCGACGCCATGCTGCAGGCGCGACTGGCGGAAACGCTGCCGCTGGACAGCATCGACGCCAGCCACTACGACGCGGTGTTCTACCCCGGCGGCCACGGCCCGCTGTGGGATCTGGTCGACAATGCCGACTCGCAGCGCCTGATCGCCGCCACCGTCGCCGCCGGCAAACCGGTGGCCACGGTGTGCCACGCGCCGGCGGTGCTGGTCAATGTCACCGGCGCCGACGGCAAGGCGCTGGTCGCCGGCAAGCGCGTCACCGGCTTCAGCAACAGCGAGGAAGAAGCGGTGCAACTCACCAGCATCGTGCCGCTGCTGCTGGAAGACGCGCTGCAGGCTCGTGGCGCCCGTTACGAGAAAGGCGCCGACTGGGCGCCGTTTATCGTCGAGGACGGCTTGCTGATCACCGGTCAGAATCCGGCCTCGTCCGAAGCCGTCGCCCACGCACTGCTGGCACGGCTAAACGCCTGA